One Methylosinus sp. C49 DNA segment encodes these proteins:
- a CDS encoding polysaccharide biosynthesis/export family protein: MPRYGFLLFWLMMCATLSGCALPGAYIPELLTSSTEEPYTLAAGDRLRVIVFGQDAISNSYTVDGSGHISMPLIGIVPAAGLTTQALQHEIAARLRNGFIRDPRVSVEVEAYRPFFVLGEVMSAGQYPFVEGLTVQKAIAIAGGFNPRGYQGEVDLTRDYGGVPVTGRVPLLQAVRPGDTITVRERIF, translated from the coding sequence ATGCCGAGATATGGCTTTCTCCTGTTCTGGCTGATGATGTGCGCGACATTGTCGGGATGCGCCCTGCCGGGCGCCTATATTCCAGAGCTTTTGACCTCCTCCACCGAGGAGCCCTACACGCTCGCCGCCGGCGATCGGCTTCGCGTGATCGTCTTCGGCCAGGACGCGATCTCCAACAGCTACACGGTCGACGGCTCCGGCCATATTTCGATGCCGCTCATCGGCATCGTTCCGGCGGCCGGCCTCACGACCCAGGCGCTGCAACATGAAATCGCCGCACGCTTGCGCAACGGATTCATCCGCGACCCTCGCGTTTCGGTGGAAGTCGAGGCGTATCGTCCCTTCTTCGTGCTCGGAGAAGTGATGAGCGCCGGACAATATCCATTCGTCGAGGGTCTCACCGTGCAGAAGGCGATCGCCATAGCCGGCGGCTTCAACCCGCGCGGCTATCAAGGCGAGGTCGATTTGACGCGCGACTACGGCGGCGTTCCCGTCACCGGCCGCGTGCCTTTGCTGCAGGCGGTGCGGCCAGGAGACACGATCACCGTTCGCGAACGGATTTTCTAA
- a CDS encoding glycosyltransferase family 4 protein: MRENRQSQTSDDESPGRLRIVHVMRAPIGGLFRHVVDLAGAQAARGHAVGVIADSSTGGERAEATLRMLEPSLELGVTRLCMRRLPSWSDPIVAFRIAAALKRLAPDVVHGHGAKGGLYARLPALLPLFPTLPHPHVRVYTPHGGSLHYDPDALVNRLYLSVEKALERVTDFIPFESAYAQERFARAIGFSGSATRVVPNGLRPEEFEPIAPIAEAADFLYVGEWRRFKGVDTLIEALSLIRDATGEAPRLALVGSGPDEAALRACAERFGVSERLSFAPPMPAREALRLGRILVVPSRAESLPYIVLEAIAARTPLIATNVGGIPEIFGEHANCLVESDDPAALARAMIAASGMDEEAQRRAADQLAERVAENFSLTAMVEAVLRGYREALEAAGHRSAAEAVLPQRA; encoded by the coding sequence ATGCGCGAGAACCGGCAGAGCCAGACGAGCGACGACGAGAGCCCCGGACGGCTGCGCATCGTGCATGTGATGCGCGCGCCGATCGGCGGGCTCTTTCGTCATGTCGTCGATCTCGCCGGCGCGCAGGCGGCGCGCGGACATGCGGTCGGCGTCATCGCCGATTCCTCCACCGGAGGCGAGCGCGCGGAGGCGACGCTGCGAATGCTCGAGCCCTCGCTGGAGCTCGGCGTCACGCGTCTGTGCATGCGCCGGCTGCCGAGCTGGAGCGATCCGATCGTCGCCTTTCGCATCGCCGCTGCGCTGAAGCGGCTCGCGCCCGATGTCGTGCATGGCCACGGCGCAAAGGGCGGGCTCTATGCGCGCCTTCCGGCGCTGCTGCCCTTGTTTCCGACGCTGCCGCATCCGCATGTCCGCGTCTACACGCCGCATGGCGGCAGCCTCCATTACGACCCCGACGCGCTCGTCAATCGTCTCTATCTCTCGGTGGAGAAGGCGTTGGAGCGCGTGACGGATTTCATTCCCTTCGAGAGCGCCTATGCGCAAGAGCGCTTCGCCAGAGCGATCGGCTTCTCCGGCTCCGCGACGCGCGTCGTGCCCAATGGGCTGCGGCCGGAGGAGTTCGAGCCGATCGCGCCGATCGCCGAGGCGGCGGATTTTCTCTATGTCGGCGAATGGCGCCGCTTCAAGGGCGTGGACACGCTGATCGAGGCGCTGTCGCTCATTCGCGACGCGACCGGCGAAGCGCCGCGGCTCGCCCTCGTCGGCTCCGGGCCGGATGAGGCGGCGCTGCGCGCCTGCGCCGAGCGGTTCGGCGTGAGCGAGCGGCTCTCCTTCGCGCCGCCCATGCCGGCGCGCGAGGCGCTGCGTCTGGGGCGCATATTGGTGGTGCCGAGCCGGGCCGAGTCGCTTCCCTATATCGTGCTAGAGGCTATCGCCGCGCGCACGCCGCTCATCGCCACCAATGTCGGCGGCATTCCAGAGATTTTCGGCGAGCACGCGAATTGTCTCGTCGAGAGCGACGACCCAGCGGCGCTGGCGCGCGCGATGATCGCCGCGAGCGGCATGGACGAGGAGGCGCAAAGGCGCGCAGCCGACCAGCTCGCTGAACGAGTAGCAGAAAATTTCTCTTTGACTGCAATGGTCGAGGCCGTGCTGCGCGGATATCGCGAAGCGCTGGAGGCCGCCGGACATCGCAGCGCCGCGGAGGCCGTTCTGCCGCAGCGAGCCTGA
- a CDS encoding undecaprenyl-phosphate glucose phosphotransferase yields the protein MCAFALRDIKAAPPANDDSRVASRLAEISADARPIPAYSPVVLAGLVRILEFTLITAAGFAVHRMHVAPGYGYGVEYFIVIPGMALLAIIAWQALDLYTPAAFRTPIGQGLKLAGGWTLVFLAALAAIFFLKLDNALSRVWLLGWYAGGLAVLAAERFAVAAVVRSLTQQGKLDRRTVVVGGGPAAEPVLRALAASQQDSDLRILGVFDDRRDDRSPDVVAGYPKLGTIDDLVEFARHTRLDLVIFTLPISAETRLLQMLRKLWVLPIDIRLAAHTNKLRFRPRSYSYIGNVPVLDVFDKPIADWDVLIKSAFDKIVGAFCLLLFAPVMAAVALAIKLDSRGPVLFRQTRYGFNNEKIEVYKFRSMYADKLDPAAAKLVTKGDPRVTRVGRFIRKTSLDELPQLFNVVFQGNLSLVGPRPHAMHARAAEHLYDDVVDGYFARHRVKPGLTGWAQINGWRGETDTPEKIQKRVECDLYYIENWSILLDMYILALTPIALLKTENAY from the coding sequence ATGTGTGCTTTCGCCCTACGCGACATCAAAGCGGCCCCGCCGGCCAATGACGATAGTCGCGTCGCCTCGCGGCTGGCGGAAATCTCCGCCGACGCCCGGCCGATTCCCGCCTATTCGCCGGTCGTGCTCGCGGGCCTCGTCCGCATTCTCGAATTCACGCTGATAACGGCGGCCGGCTTCGCCGTGCATCGGATGCATGTCGCGCCCGGCTATGGCTATGGCGTCGAATATTTCATCGTCATACCCGGAATGGCGCTGCTCGCGATCATCGCTTGGCAGGCGCTCGACCTCTACACGCCCGCCGCCTTTCGCACGCCCATCGGCCAAGGGCTCAAGCTCGCCGGCGGCTGGACTTTGGTCTTTCTCGCGGCGCTCGCGGCGATCTTTTTCCTGAAGCTCGACAACGCCCTGTCGCGCGTCTGGCTGCTCGGCTGGTACGCGGGCGGTCTCGCCGTGCTGGCGGCGGAGCGCTTCGCCGTCGCCGCCGTGGTGCGCTCGCTGACGCAGCAGGGCAAGCTCGACCGTCGCACTGTCGTCGTGGGCGGCGGCCCGGCGGCCGAGCCCGTGCTGCGCGCGCTCGCCGCCTCGCAGCAGGACAGCGATCTGCGCATATTGGGCGTCTTCGACGATCGTCGCGACGATCGCTCGCCGGATGTCGTCGCCGGCTATCCCAAGCTCGGCACGATCGACGATCTCGTCGAATTCGCCCGCCACACGCGGCTCGATCTCGTGATCTTCACCCTGCCCATCTCGGCCGAGACGCGCCTTCTGCAAATGTTGCGCAAGCTCTGGGTGCTGCCGATCGACATTCGGCTGGCGGCGCACACCAACAAGCTGCGCTTTCGCCCGCGCTCCTATTCCTATATCGGCAATGTTCCGGTGCTCGACGTCTTCGACAAGCCCATCGCCGATTGGGACGTGCTGATCAAATCCGCCTTCGACAAGATCGTCGGCGCGTTCTGCCTCCTGCTCTTCGCTCCGGTGATGGCGGCCGTGGCGCTCGCAATCAAGCTCGATTCGCGCGGTCCAGTGCTGTTCCGCCAGACGCGCTACGGCTTCAACAATGAGAAGATCGAGGTCTATAAATTCCGCTCCATGTATGCGGACAAGCTCGATCCCGCCGCGGCCAAGCTCGTCACCAAGGGCGACCCGCGCGTGACCCGCGTCGGCCGCTTCATTCGCAAGACCTCGCTGGACGAGCTGCCGCAGCTGTTCAATGTCGTGTTCCAGGGCAATCTGTCGCTGGTCGGCCCCCGCCCCCACGCCATGCATGCGCGCGCCGCCGAGCATCTCTATGACGATGTCGTCGACGGCTATTTCGCACGCCACCGCGTCAAGCCGGGCCTCACCGGCTGGGCGCAGATCAATGGCTGGCGCGGCGAGACCGACACGCCGGAGAAGATCCAGAAGCGCGTCGAATGCGATCTCTATTACATAGAGAACTGGTCGATCCTGCTGGATATGTACATTCTCGCACTCACGCCGATCGCGCTGCTGAAGACCGAGAACGCCTACTGA
- a CDS encoding DUF423 domain-containing protein: MQRPSLLIVFLAALSGAAGVALAAASAHISNAANLETASRFLMIHAAAALGLGALLAAKPPLARWLAGTSFALIAGVALFSSDLAARSFAGDRLFPYAAPIGGSLTIGSWLALAVWAIAARRAR, from the coding sequence ATGCAGCGCCCGAGCCTTCTCATCGTCTTTCTCGCCGCGCTCTCGGGCGCGGCGGGCGTCGCGCTCGCGGCCGCGAGCGCGCATATTTCCAACGCCGCCAATCTCGAGACGGCGAGCCGCTTCCTGATGATTCACGCGGCGGCGGCGCTCGGCCTCGGCGCGCTGCTGGCGGCAAAGCCGCCGCTCGCGCGCTGGCTCGCCGGAACGAGCTTCGCCCTCATCGCAGGCGTCGCGCTGTTTTCCAGCGACCTCGCAGCGCGCAGTTTCGCCGGCGATCGGCTGTTTCCTTACGCGGCCCCCATAGGCGGCTCGCTGACGATCGGAAGCTGGCTGGCGCTGGCGGTTTGGGCGATCGCCGCGCGGCGGGCAAGATAG
- a CDS encoding response regulator, with the protein MGTEHWSAEAALGRRVLVVEDEPLIALALEETLAEHGFRVVASAQTVAVALRNIADAQFDVALLDLRIGAESVEPVADRLAAMGVPFVFTTGYGRSALPSAHATRLIVQKPFRTDALIAALVAASRRAAQDA; encoded by the coding sequence ATGGGGACAGAACATTGGAGCGCGGAGGCGGCGCTCGGTCGGCGCGTGCTCGTCGTCGAGGATGAGCCGCTGATCGCGCTCGCGCTCGAGGAGACGCTCGCCGAGCATGGCTTCCGCGTCGTGGCCTCGGCCCAGACCGTCGCCGTCGCATTGCGGAACATCGCCGATGCGCAATTCGACGTCGCCCTGCTGGATCTGCGCATCGGCGCCGAGAGCGTCGAGCCGGTCGCCGATCGCCTCGCCGCGATGGGCGTTCCTTTCGTCTTCACGACAGGCTATGGCCGCTCGGCGCTGCCCTCGGCCCACGCCACGCGGCTGATCGTCCAAAAACCCTTCCGCACCGACGCGCTGATCGCGGCCCTGGTCGCGGCGTCGCGCCGCGCCGCGCAAGACGCCTGA
- a CDS encoding DUF2865 domain-containing protein → MIATLEPSSASAQDFFQQLFGGGGGGYSDYGGAGGYPSYRRHGHARRHSAAQQERRVYVPRERRGAPARRASRGGEPERSVYTETAAGGRSYCVRECDGYFFPVGLYSSANDTASHQRACGRLCPGARTTLYVMRGGSDKMEDAVAARGGATYARLMASLQRKNEGEKDKECSCHAGQTNESSIEAIYLDPTLRRGDAVMTTHGVEIFHGASRYPYSKNDFRPLARSPDLDEPIRRRLAALERASKHGRPSVERRAARPVSERRSQSSGGREPHD, encoded by the coding sequence GTGATCGCGACGCTCGAGCCTTCTTCCGCATCGGCCCAGGATTTCTTCCAGCAATTGTTCGGCGGCGGAGGCGGCGGCTATTCGGATTATGGCGGCGCTGGCGGCTATCCGAGCTACCGCCGCCACGGCCACGCCCGGCGCCATAGCGCCGCCCAGCAGGAGCGTCGCGTCTATGTCCCGAGAGAGCGCCGGGGCGCGCCCGCGCGCAGGGCCTCCCGCGGCGGCGAGCCGGAACGCTCCGTCTATACGGAGACCGCGGCCGGCGGACGCTCGTACTGCGTGCGCGAATGCGACGGCTATTTCTTCCCCGTCGGCCTCTATTCGAGCGCCAATGACACGGCGAGCCACCAGCGCGCCTGCGGGCGCCTCTGCCCCGGCGCACGCACGACGCTCTATGTGATGCGCGGCGGCTCCGACAAGATGGAGGACGCCGTGGCGGCGCGCGGCGGCGCGACCTATGCGCGGCTGATGGCCTCCCTGCAGCGCAAGAACGAGGGTGAGAAGGACAAGGAATGCTCCTGCCACGCCGGCCAGACCAATGAGAGCTCGATCGAGGCGATCTATCTCGACCCGACGCTGCGGCGCGGCGACGCCGTGATGACGACTCACGGCGTCGAAATCTTCCACGGCGCCAGCCGCTATCCTTATTCGAAGAACGATTTCCGCCCCCTCGCCCGCTCCCCCGATCTCGACGAGCCGATCCGCCGCCGCCTCGCGGCGCTGGAGCGCGCCAGCAAGCATGGCCGGCCGAGCGTCGAGCGCCGCGCCGCGCGGCCGGTGAGCGAGCGCCGCAGCCAGTCCTCCGGCGGACGCGAGCCGCACGACTGA
- a CDS encoding GSCFA domain-containing protein, whose amino-acid sequence MGNPYATKGPSQFWRTAVADLAPEDVSPIPHKKFLIGEEDRIATAGSCFAQHVSRYIEAMPGVRFLQTEASPADQPVFSARYGNIYTVAQLRQLLLEATGQLSLPPLVLPRPDGRLVDAFRPTTYAEGFASLEDVAAARRAHLEAVRRVFTDCTVFVFTLGLIEGWTTPDGQFVLPIHPGVTTDDPQAAAALFHRYSYEEVKADLEEFLAGLRKINPGARVILTVSPVPLTATYTDEHVLSATVYSKSVLRAVCGSVENSVENAYYFPSYEIISSHFNDGKYYDSNKRTVPEIGVSHVMRVFKTAYFGQTSEPVAPPPKPATESSVLDQSYAGRIICDEEKYGTNIGF is encoded by the coding sequence ATGGGCAATCCATATGCGACGAAGGGGCCTTCCCAATTCTGGCGCACGGCTGTCGCCGACCTCGCTCCCGAGGATGTCAGCCCGATCCCGCACAAGAAATTCCTCATCGGCGAGGAAGACCGCATAGCGACCGCGGGCAGCTGCTTCGCGCAGCATGTGTCCCGCTACATTGAGGCGATGCCGGGCGTCCGCTTCCTGCAGACCGAGGCGAGCCCCGCCGATCAGCCGGTGTTCTCGGCGCGCTACGGCAATATCTACACGGTCGCCCAGCTGCGCCAGCTGCTGCTCGAGGCCACCGGCCAGCTGAGCCTGCCGCCGCTCGTCCTTCCGCGTCCCGACGGCCGCTTGGTCGACGCTTTTCGTCCGACGACCTATGCGGAAGGCTTTGCGAGCCTCGAGGATGTCGCCGCCGCCCGGCGCGCGCATCTCGAGGCGGTGCGCCGTGTGTTCACCGATTGCACCGTGTTCGTCTTCACGCTGGGGCTCATCGAAGGCTGGACGACGCCGGACGGCCAGTTCGTTCTGCCCATCCACCCCGGCGTCACGACCGATGATCCGCAAGCCGCCGCCGCCCTCTTCCATCGCTACTCCTATGAGGAAGTGAAGGCCGATCTCGAAGAGTTCCTAGCCGGGCTGCGCAAGATCAATCCGGGCGCGCGCGTCATTCTGACCGTCTCGCCCGTGCCGCTCACGGCGACCTACACCGACGAGCATGTGCTGTCGGCGACCGTCTACAGCAAATCGGTGCTGCGCGCCGTCTGCGGCAGCGTCGAAAACTCTGTCGAGAACGCCTATTATTTTCCGTCCTACGAGATTATCTCGAGCCATTTCAACGATGGAAAATATTACGACAGCAATAAGCGCACCGTGCCCGAAATCGGCGTCTCGCATGTCATGCGCGTCTTCAAGACCGCTTATTTCGGCCAGACGTCGGAGCCCGTCGCCCCGCCCCCGAAGCCGGCCACAGAAAGCAGCGTGCTGGACCAGTCCTATGCGGGACGCATCATCTGCGACGAAGAGAAATACGGCACGAACATAGGGTTCTGA
- a CDS encoding WcbI family polysaccharide biosynthesis putative acetyltransferase encodes MKVIVVSNCATSTYYEVVQTLFPDWTIKAAGFNEAERWLLTGEKPEFENYLRECDLYIGWPLDGLRLASVLNPNAERVIIPEIYFRGLHPDVAMLDGFWGPFSEGAPHTQTSLIALGAKAIGKTAEETQALFREDVYEKLGYFDLYKTEKSRLVEDFGKYGIRLEEAFEFWETQNDFFYVCHHPRSFVLVDITRNALKGRFLDEDAFTRSEGLRSTQPDRLAISEVWPVYPEIARRFGFEGGLTWLKQPQSAPREMSLSRVIDIIFESLGRMDDAWKSVPFIAECAKTLERV; translated from the coding sequence ATGAAGGTCATCGTTGTTTCGAACTGCGCGACATCCACCTATTACGAGGTGGTCCAGACGCTGTTCCCCGATTGGACGATCAAGGCCGCTGGATTCAACGAGGCGGAACGATGGCTCCTGACCGGCGAGAAGCCCGAGTTCGAGAATTATCTCAGAGAATGCGACCTCTATATCGGCTGGCCGCTCGACGGGCTCCGCCTGGCGAGCGTGCTCAATCCGAACGCCGAGCGCGTGATCATTCCCGAAATCTATTTTCGAGGCCTGCATCCAGACGTCGCCATGCTGGACGGCTTCTGGGGACCTTTCAGTGAAGGCGCGCCACATACTCAGACCTCGCTGATCGCTCTCGGCGCGAAAGCGATCGGCAAGACGGCGGAGGAAACGCAAGCGCTCTTCCGAGAAGACGTCTATGAGAAGCTCGGCTATTTCGATCTGTACAAGACCGAGAAAAGCCGCCTTGTCGAGGACTTCGGCAAATATGGCATTCGGCTGGAGGAGGCGTTCGAGTTTTGGGAGACGCAGAACGACTTCTTCTACGTCTGCCATCATCCGCGCAGCTTCGTTCTCGTCGATATCACTCGGAACGCCCTCAAGGGGCGCTTTCTCGACGAAGACGCATTCACCCGCTCAGAGGGGCTGCGCAGCACGCAACCCGATAGGCTCGCCATTTCGGAAGTTTGGCCCGTCTACCCCGAAATCGCGCGTCGCTTCGGGTTCGAGGGCGGCCTCACTTGGCTCAAGCAGCCCCAATCCGCGCCTCGCGAAATGTCTCTGTCCCGCGTGATCGACATCATCTTCGAATCCCTCGGGAGAATGGACGACGCTTGGAAGTCCGTGCCCTTCATCGCTGAATGCGCCAAGACGCTCGAGCGCGTCTGA
- a CDS encoding ComEC/Rec2 family competence protein gives MSETLLELRYPGPLVSWSAKAVAGATDRARGVIRPAFSAAFASLAEAARAALEEEIALRRPFLWLPVASGAGVLLYFVADREPSLAFSAAGLAILAALAVLLRAHRARALLLLLACLSGGFFAAVWRAARVDAPIVSRAGIGFLTGFVEELDPRPNGARFILRLASAEGLPNDVAPFRVRLTTRGEAKFSAGDFIALKARVLPPAHAALPGGYDFSRDAYFAGLGGVGNALGRIDVLPPPDPAPMSLRFFAAVDRLRNALAARVYRALGGDTGAIAAAMVTGKRDFLSEEAKELIRRAGIFHIITISGVQMTLVAGIFFVGLRRLLALSRTLALNYPIKKWAAGVAIIGAVLYDIGTGSRVGTERALIMTTIMLIAVLFDRPSLSMRNLALAVFVIVAFQPEALLGASFQLSFAAVAALVAVYEARGALIERRREPPAFGRTPTRLMRWRENMSELLLRGPAAPIFATLCATSATASFMAGDFHELSPYVLIGNPLTLAIIEFFAVPGALLGAFLYPFGLDGPVWRYVGFGIDLVTAIARLIGAAPGASLPVKSFAPFAIIFLSLAVLSLVLWRTWLFRATSIPFALLGLFGAASGEGFDLAVAPGGDSATLRLPSGELALLGRGKLAFVGEQWLRADADTRAPADARGGVSCDDLGCVARAVDGRAVALVTDRKALIEDCARAAIVIAPFYAPAGCGAPILLDRRKLAETGAATLRFIGERVEWRTARSPGEDRPWSRAPKQRAMSASSPGGEPPVEEERQN, from the coding sequence ATGAGCGAGACCTTGCTCGAGCTGCGATATCCGGGGCCTTTGGTGAGTTGGAGCGCGAAAGCCGTCGCCGGCGCGACCGATCGGGCGAGGGGCGTCATACGCCCCGCCTTTTCGGCCGCTTTCGCGTCGCTCGCCGAAGCCGCCCGCGCCGCGCTGGAAGAAGAGATCGCGCTGCGGCGGCCGTTTCTGTGGCTACCGGTGGCCTCCGGCGCCGGCGTCCTGCTCTATTTCGTGGCCGATCGCGAGCCCTCGCTCGCATTCTCGGCGGCGGGCCTCGCCATTCTGGCGGCGCTCGCCGTCCTTCTGCGCGCGCATAGGGCGCGCGCTCTGCTTCTCCTGCTCGCCTGCCTCTCGGGCGGCTTCTTCGCCGCCGTCTGGCGCGCCGCGCGCGTCGATGCGCCGATCGTCTCACGCGCCGGCATCGGCTTTCTCACCGGCTTCGTCGAGGAGCTGGATCCGCGCCCCAATGGCGCGCGCTTCATTCTGCGGCTCGCCAGCGCGGAAGGATTGCCCAATGACGTCGCGCCGTTTCGCGTGCGGCTGACCACGCGGGGCGAGGCGAAATTTTCGGCCGGCGATTTCATCGCGCTGAAGGCGCGCGTGCTGCCGCCGGCCCACGCCGCTCTGCCGGGCGGCTATGATTTCTCGCGCGACGCTTATTTCGCCGGCCTCGGCGGCGTCGGCAATGCGCTCGGCCGCATAGACGTCTTGCCGCCGCCCGATCCTGCGCCAATGTCGCTGCGCTTCTTCGCCGCCGTCGATCGGCTGCGCAATGCGCTGGCGGCGCGGGTCTATCGCGCGCTCGGCGGCGACACCGGCGCCATCGCCGCCGCAATGGTCACGGGCAAGCGCGATTTTCTGAGCGAGGAGGCGAAAGAGCTGATCCGCCGCGCCGGCATATTCCACATCATCACGATTTCCGGCGTGCAGATGACATTGGTCGCCGGCATTTTTTTCGTCGGGCTGCGGCGGCTGCTGGCGCTCTCGCGCACTTTGGCGCTGAATTATCCCATAAAGAAATGGGCGGCCGGCGTCGCCATCATCGGCGCCGTTCTCTACGATATCGGCACCGGCTCGCGCGTCGGCACGGAGCGCGCGCTCATCATGACGACGATCATGCTGATCGCCGTGCTCTTCGATCGGCCGTCGCTGTCCATGCGCAATCTGGCGCTGGCGGTTTTCGTTATCGTCGCCTTCCAGCCGGAGGCGCTGCTGGGCGCCAGCTTTCAGCTCTCCTTCGCTGCAGTGGCGGCGCTGGTCGCCGTCTATGAGGCGCGCGGCGCGCTCATCGAGCGTCGGCGCGAGCCGCCCGCCTTCGGCCGAACGCCGACGCGCTTAATGCGCTGGCGCGAGAATATGAGCGAGCTATTGCTGCGCGGGCCGGCGGCGCCGATCTTCGCGACGCTCTGCGCCACATCGGCGACCGCCTCCTTCATGGCTGGCGATTTTCACGAATTGAGCCCCTATGTGCTGATCGGCAATCCGCTGACGCTCGCCATCATCGAATTCTTCGCCGTGCCGGGGGCGCTGCTCGGCGCGTTCCTTTATCCTTTCGGCCTCGACGGCCCGGTCTGGCGCTATGTCGGCTTCGGCATCGATCTCGTCACCGCCATAGCGCGGCTCATCGGCGCCGCGCCGGGCGCCAGCCTGCCGGTGAAGAGCTTCGCCCCTTTCGCGATTATTTTCCTGTCGCTCGCGGTTCTGTCGCTCGTGCTGTGGCGGACATGGCTGTTCCGGGCGACGAGCATTCCCTTCGCCCTGCTCGGCCTGTTCGGCGCCGCCAGCGGGGAGGGCTTCGATCTCGCCGTCGCGCCCGGCGGCGACTCCGCGACGCTGCGCCTGCCGTCGGGCGAGCTGGCGCTGCTCGGCCGTGGAAAGCTCGCCTTCGTCGGCGAGCAATGGCTGCGGGCGGACGCCGACACAAGAGCGCCGGCCGACGCCCGCGGCGGCGTCTCCTGCGACGATCTCGGCTGCGTGGCGAGAGCGGTCGACGGCCGCGCGGTCGCTCTGGTGACGGATCGCAAGGCGCTGATCGAGGATTGCGCCCGCGCGGCGATCGTCATCGCGCCCTTTTACGCGCCCGCGGGCTGCGGCGCGCCTATCCTTCTCGATCGCCGCAAGCTCGCCGAGACCGGCGCGGCGACCCTGCGCTTTATCGGCGAGCGAGTGGAGTGGCGAACCGCCCGCTCGCCGGGCGAGGACCGGCCTTGGTCGCGCGCGCCGAAGCAGAGGGCGATGAGCGCTTCGTCTCCCGGCGGCGAGCCGCCCGTCGAGGAGGAGCGGCAAAATTAG
- a CDS encoding cytochrome c biogenesis protein CcdA has product MTVDFAGAGLAFLAGLFSTLSPCVLPLLPIILGAAASEHRLGPAALALGVASSFVAIGLFLALIGFGAGIDGDSLRFGAALLMVALGVLLAAPALQVRIAAAGGPVADWIERRFSGFSTHGLRGQLALGLLLGAVWSPCAGPTLGAASLLAAQGQNLGQVGLVMAFFGLGAGLPLVALGSVSRGLAMRLRQSLLVGGKWGKGTLGATLASIGLMIATGLDKPLEAALVVASPEWLTELTTRF; this is encoded by the coding sequence ATGACGGTCGATTTCGCCGGAGCCGGCCTCGCCTTTCTGGCGGGGCTGTTCTCGACGCTCTCGCCCTGCGTGCTGCCGTTGCTGCCGATCATTCTCGGCGCGGCGGCCTCCGAGCACAGGCTGGGGCCGGCGGCGCTGGCGCTCGGCGTCGCCTCCTCCTTCGTCGCCATCGGCCTGTTTCTGGCGCTCATCGGCTTCGGGGCGGGGATAGACGGCGATAGTCTGCGCTTCGGCGCGGCGTTGCTGATGGTGGCTCTGGGCGTGCTGCTGGCGGCGCCGGCGCTGCAAGTCAGGATCGCCGCCGCTGGCGGACCGGTCGCGGATTGGATCGAGCGGCGCTTCTCCGGCTTCTCGACCCATGGGCTGCGCGGCCAATTGGCGCTCGGCCTGCTGCTCGGCGCGGTGTGGAGTCCCTGCGCCGGGCCGACTCTGGGCGCGGCCTCGCTGCTCGCGGCGCAGGGCCAAAATCTCGGCCAGGTCGGACTGGTGATGGCGTTCTTCGGGCTGGGGGCCGGCCTGCCTCTGGTCGCGCTCGGCTCCGTCTCGCGGGGGCTGGCTATGCGGCTGCGGCAGTCGCTGCTCGTCGGCGGCAAATGGGGCAAGGGCACGCTCGGCGCGACGCTGGCCTCCATCGGCCTCATGATCGCCACCGGGCTCGACAAGCCGCTGGAGGCGGCGCTGGTCGTCGCCTCGCCGGAATGGCTGACCGAGCTGACGACGCGTTTTTGA
- a CDS encoding thioredoxin family protein, translating to MRLRFASALFSAALFATPLFAAEKHAFTPQGFEAAQTAGKPILVEIHAPWCPTCKAQQPIVEKLGKDPKFGTLQVFEVDFDSQKDALRGFHATTQSTLIVFKGKSETGRSVGDTSAASIAALLDKAL from the coding sequence ATGAGGCTTCGCTTCGCTTCCGCGCTTTTCTCCGCCGCGCTGTTCGCCACGCCGCTTTTCGCCGCCGAGAAGCACGCCTTCACGCCGCAAGGCTTCGAGGCGGCGCAAACGGCCGGCAAGCCGATCCTCGTCGAGATTCACGCGCCCTGGTGCCCCACCTGCAAGGCGCAGCAGCCGATCGTCGAGAAGCTCGGCAAGGATCCCAAATTCGGAACGCTGCAGGTGTTCGAGGTCGATTTCGACAGCCAGAAGGACGCGCTGCGCGGCTTCCACGCGACGACGCAGAGCACGCTCATCGTCTTCAAGGGCAAGAGCGAGACCGGCCGCTCGGTCGGCGACACCAGCGCCGCCTCGATAGCGGCGCTGCTCGACAAGGCGCTGTGA